From the Brachyspira intermedia PWS/A genome, the window TAATTCCTTTTTATCATCAGAAGTTTCTGACATAAATTCATCTACGGCTGTTTTATATATTTTAGTATTTAAAGTGTCAAATAAAGTAAAGAAAGAGTCTATGAAATTACTTTTACCAGCTCCATTTTCTCCATAAATTATAATCATTTTTTTGGGATTATTTTTTGATGATGTTAAATCTACCTCAAAATCAACCAATGATTTATAATTTTTAAGTTTTACATAAGTAAACATTGTATTTTAACCTTTATTTTATTAATTTTTATTACATTTTATCATAAAATTAACAAAAAACAATCATAAATAATAATTACTCTTTACAATAACAAGTTTTATATTATAATTAATTCATTATTTTTATTAATGGGAGCTTTATAATGATTAAAAGAGCATTAATATCTGTATTCTATAAAGATGGAATATTAGACTTTGCCAAGTTTTTAACTTCAAAGAATGTGGAAATAGTTTCTACAGGCGGAACTTATAAATATTTAAAAGAAAATAATATACCTGTGATAGAGGTTGCTGAAGTTACAGGGGCTAAAGAAATGCTTGATGGAAGAGTAAAAACTTTAGATCCAAAAATACATGGTGCAATTCTAGCTATAAGAGATAATCCTGTTCATATGGAAACTATTAAAGAGAGAGGAATAACTCCTATAGATATGGTAATAGTTAATCTTTATCCTTTCTTTGAAAAAGTACAAGATGATAATTTGAAATTTGAAGAAAAGATTGAGTTTATTGATATAGGCGGTCCTACTATGCTTCGTTCTGCTGCTAAGTCTTTCAAAGATGTTGTGGTTATAAGCGATGTTAAAGATTATGATTTAGTAAAAAGCGAAATGGAAAAAGGCGAAGTTAGCTTTGAAACAAAAAAATATTTAGCTTCTAAAGTATTCAATTTAACTTCTGCTTATGATGCTGCTGTTTCTGAATTTATGTTTAATTCATTAGAAAGTAAGGAAGGCAAAAAACTTAATTATTTGAATATGTCTTATGCATTACAGGAAGAATTAAGATACGGAGAAAATCCTCATCAGGGAGCAAGCTATTATATTTCTACTACAGATAAAGGATCTATGAAAGATTTTGAACAATTAAATGGAAAAGAGCTTTCATTTAATAATATCAGAGATATGGATATAGCTTTGAAAATAGTATTAGAATTTGATGAAGCTAAAAAAGAATATGCTTGTTCTGCTATAAAACATTCTACTCCTTGCGGTGCTGCTTTAGGAAGCAGTGTATTAGAAGCTTATAATAGAACTTATGAATGCGATCCTACTTCTATATTCGGCGGAATAGTAGCTTTCAATAGCACAGTAGATGAGGCAACTGCAAAAGAACTCATAAAAATATTCTTGGAAATTGTTATTGCTAAAGACTTTACTCCTGAAGCTTTAGAAGTATTAAAAAGCAAAAAGAATTTAAGAGTTATAAAATATAAAACTAATACTAATGATAAAATTAATCTTGTTAAAGTTGACGGCGGATTACTTGTACAAGATGAAGACAATACTTTAATAGAAGATTATAAAGTTGTAACAGAGAAAAAACCTACTGAAGAAGAAATGAAGAATTTAATATTCGGAATGAAGGTTGTAAAATATGCTAAATCAAATGCTATAGTAGTAATAAAAGACTTTATGGCTAAAGGTATAGGAAGCGGACAGACCAACAGAATTTGGGCTTGCGAAGATGCTTTAGAGAGAGCAGGCGATGGGGTAGTTATGGCATCTGATGCTTTCTTCCCATTCAGAGATGTTGTTGATGCTTGTGCTAAATACAATATTAAAGCTATAATTCAGCCTGGTGGTTCTATGAGAGATCAGGAATCAATAGATGCTTGTAATGAACATGGTATTGCTATGGTATTTACTGGTATAAGACATTTTAAACATTAATTATTTTTATAATTGATAATAAAATAAAAGTGAAGCTAATTTTCATTAGCTTCACTTTTTTATATATTAAAATTTTTAATAAAGGTAAAAAGATGTTTTTTACTTATTTTAAATACGATGAAAGCTGAAAATATCCTGCATGAGTAAGATTATTAATATTTGTAAATCCCAATTTATACATACGCATACAAGCTGTACCAGAACGGCTTCCGCTTGCACAATAAACTATATACTCTTTGTTTTTATCTAATTTTGACATTTTCTCATTGAATTTAGAATCATCTAAAGGAATATTGACACTGTTTTTTATGTATCCGCTTTGCTGAACTTCCATATAACTTCTTACATCTATTAAACCTATATTTTTATTATTCTTATAGATTGAAACAGCATCATTTACATTTATGTTTTTAAATTTACCTTTGCTTCTTATATTGAATATTATTTTTCTCACGGCACTTAATATTATAAATGTTAATATAAGACCTATTATTAAAGTTAAAGTATTATTCATTTTATAAATACCCCCTGTATGTATAATAAATATTATAGCATACAGAGAAGTAAATTGCAATTAATTTATTTAAACTTATAGAAATAAATTTTATACATTATGGAAATCATCTAAATTATAAGCATCATTCCAAAATCTATATTCCCATATAAAAGCTATATCAAAAACAGCTATCATTTTTTCTTTTACAACATCAGAGGCATTATCATATAAATTATCAAGGATTTTAATCATATATTCGGTTGCTTTAGAGAACTCTTCGTCTGCATAAGTATCAATCCATTTTTTATATGGATTATTTTCAACTTCTGCATTTGCTTTTATGTATTTACCCAATTCGTTATATATCCAAAAACAAGGAAGTATAGATGATGCAGCAGTTTCAAAGGCTTCAGTATGAGCAGTATTAATAAGAAAACTTGTATATCCTAAATTAGCAGTTGTGATTTTATTTGTATTTTCAAATTTGAAAGTATCTCTGAAATATTTATGTACAATTTCTTCTTCTACTATATAAGAGTTTATAGATGATTTCAAAAAAACTAATGCATAATCAACATTGTGTATTTTTGAAGAAATTATAGCTAAAGCTTTAGAATAATATTTCAAATATAAACTATCTTGTTCTATATAGTATGCAAATTTTTTCTTGTCTAAACTTCCATCCATAAGTTCTTTATTAAAATTTGTATTTATTATTTTATTGTATAGATCTTGATTTCTTTTCCACACCATTTCTGAAAATTTCATTTTATTTCTCCTATCATTATTATTAAATGTTACTATTTTATCATTTAAATATTATTTTTTAAATATCATTCTTCTAAATAAGCATAATTAAATTTATATCTTCCCAAAGGCTCATCAACATAATTTTTTAATTTAGGATTAACTATTAAAAAATCTGTTCTATATATAAATGGTATAATAGGAACTTCATCAAATAGTATTGATTCAGCTTCTTTCAAAGCTTCCATTCTTTTTTGTGCATTTGTGGCAGTAGTAGCAAACTCTATTAAAGAATCATATCTGGCATTTGAAAATTCTCCGTAATTTATATCGCTGTAGCTAGTCATAATTTGAAGCATTGTAAGTGGGTCATTATAATCACCTGTCCAGCTTGTTCTAGCCATTTGATAATTTCCGGATTCTCTGAAAGGCAAAGTAATTTTTGATTCCTCTGTTCTCACTATTACATCTATATTGAGAGTGTTTTTCCACATCTGTTGAATAGCTTCCAAAACTGTAGTATAAAAACCAGATGAAACTTTTACTTCAAGCATAGGAAAATTTTCACCATTAGGATATCCTGCTTCGACTAATAATTTTTTTGCTTCTTCTACATTATTACTATAATTATTAGCTATTATATAGTTACTGCTTTCATCTCTAAAGGATTTTTCAAGTCCTTTTACCACAGGAGGAACAAATGCCTCTGCAGGTATTAATTTACCATATCCTATATTTGATACTATATAGTTTCTGTCTATTGCAAGAGATAATGCTTTTCTTACTCTTTTATCTGATAATGCTTTATCTTTATTGTTTAAATCCAAATAATAAACTCCTATAATATCGCTTACAGCCATTAAGTTTTCTTTTATCAAATTTTCTATCTCTCCAATAGGAGGTGCATTTATTGAGAAATCAACATCTCCAGTTCTTACAGCATTAAGTGATATATATTCATCAGCTATTAAAACAAAATTAATTCTTTTAGCTACTTGATTAGTATAATTCCAATAATTAGTATTTATTTCAAAAGCAAGCAATTCATCAGGCTTCCTTTCTACCATTTTGTATGCACCATTTCCAATATAAGTTTCAGGATTCCAAGTCCAATCATCACCGTATTTTTCTATTATATCCTTTCTTACTGGCATATAAACTCCTCCGGAAGCTAATATATCAGTAAAGTATAGGGTAGGTGCTTCAAGTTCTATTGTGAGAGTATTTTCATCTATAGCATTTACTCCGAGATTTTCTATTGGCTGTTTGCCTCTTATTATATCTTTTGCATTTTTTATATATTCCATTAAATAGCTTAAAGGTGATGCCGTTTTTGGATCAACGGCTCTTCTATAAGAATATACAAAATCATCAGCTGTAACTTTTTTTCCATCGCTCCATTTTGCATTATCTCTTAAATGAAATGTGTATGTAAGACTGTCATCGCTTATTTCCCATTTATCTGCAACACCTCCTACAATGTTTCCATTTAAATCTTTATTGAGTAGTCCCTCGAATGCATGATTAATATAAATATATCCGTATGTTTCATCATTCAAAGCGGGGTCTATAGTATTAAGTTCATAGCCCAAATTCACAGTGATTTCATCTTTGATATTTTTTATTTGTTTTTTACATGATATAAAAAATACAAATAAAATTAATAGAATAATAAATTTTTGTTTTGAAGTCATAAAAAGCTCCTTAAATTAAAATATAAAAGCGAGATTTTTATAACGCCGTTTGTCTTGTTTTATTGAATTTTATTTTAGTCTTGTTTATTGTAGATAATATAATTTAATAAAACAAGACCAACTTTAGAAAAGGTCTCATTTTATTAAATGTATAAAGAAAATAATAAAAGAGATAATTCCCTACGCTGGCATTACCCAAACAGGTTATAAGGGTCGAAGTTTTAATAATTTATGAAATTATGTAAACTTCCTCTCAGCCTTTTCAAGCTCCCCGATTGTGAGAAATGATATAATATTTTTATTTTTATATCAAGAACTCAATTATGCAATTTTAAAAAAAATGATATTATTGTAATTATATTAATATGTAAATTTAAATGTTTTTTAATTGTAGAAAATATAATGATAGAAATAAGCAAATGGGTATTAAATAAATAATACCCATTTTTAATTAGTTTGAGAATAAAAATTTATTTATGGTTAATTTTTAATATGTCAATAAGTTCTTTTATTAAGTTTTTTTCACTTATTGCAGTCATTAAATGATCCTGAGCATGTATAAAAAGTAAGTTTATTACAAAACTTTCACCATTAGCTTCTTTTGATATTAAATCAGTTTGGTATTGATGAGACTCTAGTAATAATTTATCAGCTTCCTGCATTTTTTTATCAGATTCTTCAAATTTATTTTCTTTAGCAAGTCTTAAAGCCTCATAAGCTAAACTCTTACTTTCTCCAGCTAATGCTATAATAGGAAATACATTTTCTTCCATAAATGTTTCATAATCTTGTGTCATAAGTAATAAACTCCGTAAAATTATTCTCTTATAATAAATCTTTTAGCCGGACTTATATAGTCTAGCAGAAATAAATATTCATCTTTAATTCTGCCTACTATATTAGTTCTTCCGGTATTTTTTAAATCTTTCAAAGCTATCTGCATTTCTCCAGTATAACTTCCATATTCTGATGAGTCTATTAATATATCGCCTCTTTTTATATCTGAAACAGCATTAAATAGTTTGAAATTATGTCCCTTATATTTTGCCCTTGTATCTGAAGATCTTATAACATCAGCAGAAGCATCTAATCTGTTTTGATGAAGCATATCCAATACTATACTTTTTTCTTCTTTGGGAATCGAGTTAACTAATTCTGCTTTAAAAGTTATTAATCTTTTATCCATATTATATAATGTTTTTAAAGTATTTTCATCTGCATAACAGTTAGCAATGAATACACAATCAACACCAAGAGCAAATAATTCCATAGCCTGCACATCTATAGGCATATTTCTATGTTCTTCTAATGTGCAAATACCATCACTTACAGGCCAAGGTCCAAAAGTAGCTTCTTTTGCATTAACAAATGCCGATGAACTTATAGAATATTTTTTAAAACGTTTCATACTGCTTTTAAAAAGTGTTCTGTCTAGTCCTGTATATGCATGAGGATAGAAATTATAACAGCCTATCAAATTATCTGTATTAGGATAATATTTCATTATGTTGTCAAGATAATTTGTATCATTGCTCATATTTAATTCTATTTTTAAATCGTATTCATTGTATGTCATTAAACTTTCTTCATTACCTGTAAAGCCTAAATCTAATCTTACAGCCCAAGCTCCCAATTTATGAAAAAAGTCAAGATTTTTATAATCTATATCTAAATGTTTGAATACAGCCGGAGATATATCTAAAGTAGTTTTTATACCCTTTTCTTTGGCATAATTTATAATATCTGAAAATTCATTTATTATTTCATCTTTAGATCTGTCTACTGAAAGTAGGCACATAAAACATCTAGTAAATCCATATTTAGAAGCTAAATCTATATAAGATTTATTATCTTCCATTTTTGAGTGAAAAGGGTAAATAGATATTCCTAACTCTTTCATCTATAATATTTCTCCTGTTGTATCTTTTATATTATTTTTTTATTATTTATTATCTTGTAAAGTTTTAGCATAAGCATTTATAAAAGGAGTGTATATTAAGTATGATAAGAATACTAAACATAAACTTAAAATCATAGCAGGAATATTGAAATTTGAAGCTATCAAAGCACCTAATGGTCCTGGTGTTGTCCATGGAATAAGAGCTATAATTTTTCCTACAATACCCACTTTTAAAACCGTATAAGCTATTATAGCATTGATTATTGGCACACATATAAAAGGGATAAAAAGTATAGGATTCATAATAATAGGTGTGCCAAACATAATAGGTTCATTTATATTGAATAATCCTGGTATTATGGAAATTTTTCCTATAGATTTCAAATGTTCATTTTTACTTAATGCCATAGATATTGCCAAACCTAATGTAGCACCTGCTCCTCCTATATATACATAAACATTAAAGAATTCACCTGCTACTATTTTAGGTAAAGCCTCTCCTGCCTGTAAAGCCGCCTGGTTCAAAGCTAAATTTGATAATGTTACTATACTGATTATAGCATTGATCACATTAGCACCATGTATACCTACAAACCATAATATATGTATAATTAAAAGAAGTATTATTACCAACACTAAACTATCTGATTTTGATAATAAAGGAGACATTATATTATCTATCAAATTAGAAGTTAACATAGTCATATTTTTCTGTATTATTATATTTATGATTTGGAATAATATTCCCACAACAGCTATAGGTATTATTATTTCAAATGATTTTGCTATTGCAGGAGGTACAGAATCAGGAAGTTTTATAGTTATTTTTTTACTTACTAAGAATCTATAAATTTCTATTGATATTATTCCACCTATTATTGCCGAGAATATTCCCTTAGCATCTAAAAATCTTGCATCTAGTACATTTATATTGCTTCCTGCTTCTGCTAAAAATATATTAGTAAAATCTCCAGCAACAGATAATGTATTAGCTTTAACTGATATAAGTAAAAAAGCAAATAAAGATAAGAAACCTCCTGTAACACTGCTTAAACTGTAAGATCCCGCCAAAGAATATCCAATACCATAAGCTACAAACAATGATAATAATCCCATACTTACATTGAATATTTGAATGAAATGCCCTGAAAATGTAGTACTGAAATTATCATACCAAGACATATATATAAAGCTATTTTCATTTTTAAGAGGTAAGTTAAATATTAAAAGTATGAAAGATCCTACTATTAAAAATGGTGTAACATAATCAAATGAATCTTTTATAGATTTAAGATATCTGTTATTGGATAATTTAGCTGCAATTGGAGTTATTTTATTTTCTATATAATTAATAATTCTATCATTCATAATATATTCTTAATATGTAATTGTGTATTTGAAAATTATAATGTCAAGTTTAAAGCAAAGTCTAATATTTTAGCTCCATCCATTTTTCCATAATCTTTAAAATCTATAACATCTAAAGGTTTTCCTTTAGCATTAGCTTTTTTAACCAATTCATCTTTTAGGTATTTAACTTGAGGACCTAATAAAAATATATCATAACTGTCTGCTAATTCTTCAAATCTTGAAACGCTTGCAGCTTCTATTTCAGCATCAATATTGTCGGCTTTAGCTTTATCCTGCATCTTTTTGACTATCATACTGGTAGACATTCCAGCAGAACATAAAAGTAAAATCTTTTTCATTTTTTACTCCTTTTCTATTTTTATGTTAAAGATAATGTTTTTAAAAAATAACTCAAACAATAAAATTGCAGTATTAATATGGTAATTTATTAGCTTTTTCTTTTTATTAAAAAGTATATAATAAAAACAAAAATGACAAATAAAAGTTATATTTATGAATGTTAAGTATATAAAAGAAATATTATCATCGTTGTCGGCCGATTCATATATAACTGCTGAAGCCTTATCAAAACAATTAAATGTCAGCGAAAAAACAATTAGAACAAAAGTTAAAGAAATTAATTATGAATTGCAGAAACTTAATATAAAGATAGAATCTAAACCAAGATATGGATATAAATTGATATGCGATAACTATGATAATTTTAAATCTATAGATTTAATATCAAATATTAATAATGATATGGATTATAGAATTAAGATAATTTTCAAATATTTAATAGAATTAGATAGCGAATATATAAAATCTGATGATATATGCGATTCTTTGGATATATCTAAAACTACTTTAACAAATATATTAAAGATTATGGAGTATAATTTAAAATATCATAATCTTAAACTTGAAAGAAGACCTAATTACGGAATTAAATTGATAGGTAATGAATTTGATATAAGAAATTTTATAATATGCAATTATTTAAATGATTTCTTATATGAAAATAATATGAATGAAAAATTAATAGGAATAATTATAAATTTCCTTAATAAATATGAAATAAAATTTTCAGAAATTAATTTAGAAAATTTTATTCAGTACATCAATGTTTCAATAAATAGAATAAAGAATAATAAATTTATATGTGATTGTGAAAATGATATTGTTAAAGATATAGCTGAAGAAATAAGATTATCAGAAGAATTAATAAATCAGATACAAAATGAAATTGATATAGAGTTTAATGATACTGAAATTCTATTTATAGCCATACATATAGCTTCGAAGAATTTATTTTCTATTAATGAAAATTATAATTCTGTGATACAGGATAAATTTTCAGATATAATTGATAAAATGCTTGATATGGTTTATAAGAATTTAAAAATAGATTTAAGGAATAATTTCAATTTGATACTTCTTTTAAATCAGCATATGATACCTTTGGATATAAGGATAAGGTATAATATATTTCAAAAAAATCCTATGCTTAATGATATAAAAAATAATTATAGTCTTTCATTTTTATTAGCTTCAGAAAGTGCTGCAATATTGAAAGATTATTATAATAAAGATATATCAGAAGATGAAATAGGATATTTAGCATTATTGTTTCAAATAGGATTAGAAGAAACGGTAGAAAGCATAAATAAAATGAATATATTAATAGTATGCGGAAGTGGTAAAACAACTTCAAATTTACTTGTTACAAAATACAGAAAAGAATTTAATGATTATATAGAAAATATCTATGCGGCGGATTTAATAGGATTAAAGGAGTTTGATTTTTCTAAAGTGGATTATGTTTTTTCTACTGTTCCTATTAATTTGAAACTTCCTGTTCCAATAGTTTATATAAGTAATTTTTTAAAAAGCGATGATATTATTAATGTTAAAAATACATTTGAATCTTTAAATAGAAATATTATTTTAGACTATTATAAAGAAGAAATGTTTACAACTGATATAAAAGGAGATACTAAAGAAGAAATAATAAAAAATATATGTGAAGAGATAAAAAAATATAAAAGTATACCTGATAATTTTTATGAATTGGTTATGAAAAGGGAACAATTAGCAGAAACTGATATTGGTAATTTAGTAGCAATACCTCACCCTATAGAGGTTGTTACAAAAGATACATTTGTTTATGTTGCGGTATTAGATAAGCCTATATTATGGCAGAAGAATAATGTTCAGGTAGTATTTTTAATTTCTGTATCGAATAACAATGATGATTTGAAAAATTTTTATGAATACACTATTAATTTTCTTCTCAATGAAAATAGTGTGAAAAAGTTAATAGAGAATAAAACTTTTGAGAATCTAATTTTCCTTATTAAAAGTAATTCAGAATAAAACGAGGTTTTTATGACAGAGTTTAAATATACTATTAATAATATAAGTAATATACATGCCAGACCTTTAAGCGAACTTGCAAAAATAGCTAAAGACAGTAATTGTGAAGTGTCAGTAAAAAAAGGTGAAAATTTGAAAGACTTGAAAAAGATTATAGGGCTTATACAGTTAAAATTGAAAGTAGGGGATGAAGTGGATGTAATTATCAATGGTAATGATGATGATTTAGAGAATACTGCAAAAGAAAATATATATAATTTTTTTAAGCTGAATTTTTGATTAACATAATATTTTTATATTATATCACATTTTTATACTAGCTTTTTTATATAATTCATATTACAATTAGTAGTTTTATAAGTTATAAATGTATATTTTATTATGAGTTATGTTAAATGCTATTTAATTCCAGAGATTTTTTAATATTTTTTCCTATAACATTGATTTTATATTGGATATTTCCAAAAAAATTAAGATATATTTGTCTTTTTATAGCAAGTTATATATTTTATATGTTTTGGAATCCTAAGTATGCATTGTTAATGGGTACTTCTACTATTGTAACTTTTTTAAGCGGTATATTAATAGAAAAATTAAAATATAAAAGAATAGTAGTGGCATTTAGTTTTATAATCAATATTGCTATACTTGTATTCTTTAAATATTTTGATTTTCTTCTATTAAATATAAATATGCTTTTATCAGCATTAAATATACAATTAATAGAGAAGCCTTTTGATATTATTTTGCCTGTAGGAATATCATTTTATACATTTCAGGCATTAAGTTATACTATAGATGTTTACAGAGGTGAAATAAAGTCAGAAAAAAATATTATTAAATATGCCTTGTTTGTATCATTCTTTCCTCAGTTAGTTGCAGGCCCAATAGAACGTTCAAAACATTTGCTAGGTCAAATACAGAACATGGATAAGATAAAAAGATTCGATTATCATAGAATAACAGAAGGGCTTATTTTAATGCTTTTCGGTTATTTTCAGAAAATGGTAATAGCGGATAGAGCTTCTATATTGGTAGATACTGTATTTAATAGATATTATATTTATAATACTACAGAATTAGCATTGTCAGCTATTCTTTTTGCTGTGCAGATATACTGTGATTTTGCAAGCTATTCTCTTATAGCAATAGGAACTGCCAAAGTTATGGGTATAGATTTAATGGAGAACTTTAATACTCCATATTTTGCAAGAAGCATAAAGGAGTTTTGGGGCAGATGGCATATATCTTTATCAACTTGGTTTAGAGATTATCTTTATATACCTTTGGGCGGAAATAGATGCTCAAAAATAAGAAGAAGTTTTAATATATTAGTAACATTTTTAGTAAGTGGACTTTGGCATGGAGCTAATTTTACTTTTATAGCTTGGGGTGCTATTCATGGGATATGCTATTTAATAGAAGATATTACATCAAAATTCAGAAATAATGTTTTAAATAAATTGGGTGTAAAAGTACAAAGTTTTAGTTTTAAATTTCTTGAAGTGATTATTACATTTATAATAGTAGATTTAGCTTGGATATTTTTCAGAGCAGAAACTATACATGACGCTTTTTACTATATACAGAGAATGTTCACTAAAATAGATTTATGGCGTTTATTTGACGGTTCATTGTACAAATTAGGATTGGACAATTTTGAAATGAATATACTTATAATATCTTTGATAGTGCTTTTTTTAGTTGATTTGATAAAATATATAAAGAAAGAAACTATATATGAATTTTTAAAAAATCAATGTTTGTATTTCAGATGGGCTGTAATATTTTTCTTATTATTCTTCATTATAATATATGGAAAATACGGTGCAGGTTTTGACCCTAAACAATTTATATATTTCCAATTTTAGGAGTTATAAAAATGAGTGAAGTTAGAAAAAATTATTATGGCAGTCTTTGTACTGAAATGTATGAGATACTGCATGAAAAAGCA encodes:
- a CDS encoding HPr family phosphocarrier protein — translated: MTEFKYTINNISNIHARPLSELAKIAKDSNCEVSVKKGENLKDLKKIIGLIQLKLKVGDEVDVIINGNDDDLENTAKENIYNFFKLNF
- a CDS encoding MBOAT family O-acyltransferase, yielding MLFNSRDFLIFFPITLILYWIFPKKLRYICLFIASYIFYMFWNPKYALLMGTSTIVTFLSGILIEKLKYKRIVVAFSFIINIAILVFFKYFDFLLLNINMLLSALNIQLIEKPFDIILPVGISFYTFQALSYTIDVYRGEIKSEKNIIKYALFVSFFPQLVAGPIERSKHLLGQIQNMDKIKRFDYHRITEGLILMLFGYFQKMVIADRASILVDTVFNRYYIYNTTELALSAILFAVQIYCDFASYSLIAIGTAKVMGIDLMENFNTPYFARSIKEFWGRWHISLSTWFRDYLYIPLGGNRCSKIRRSFNILVTFLVSGLWHGANFTFIAWGAIHGICYLIEDITSKFRNNVLNKLGVKVQSFSFKFLEVIITFIIVDLAWIFFRAETIHDAFYYIQRMFTKIDLWRLFDGSLYKLGLDNFEMNILIISLIVLFLVDLIKYIKKETIYEFLKNQCLYFRWAVIFFLLFFIIIYGKYGAGFDPKQFIYFQF